A single genomic interval of Streptomyces sp. 1222.5 harbors:
- a CDS encoding amidohydrolase family protein, with the protein MSDGAVLHVKGRVLAGPEDVRDELWVVGGRVSYDRPAGARDITTVTGWALPGLVDAHCHVGLGAEGPVDADTAEKQALTDRGAGTLLIRDAGSPSDTRWVDDRPDLPKIIRAGRHIARTRRYLRNYAWEVEPEDLVAYVAQEAGRGDGWVKLVGDWIDRDLGDLAACWPRGAVEAAIAEAHRLGARVTAHCFAESSLRDLVEAGIDCIEHATGLTEDLIPLFAERGVAIVPTLVNIATFPHLAAGGESRYPRWSAHMRRLHERRYDTVRGAYDAGIPVYVGTDAGGSLAHGLVAAEVAELVTAGIPPVQAVSATSWGARAWLGRPGLEEGAPADLVVYEGDPRADVRVLAAPRRVVLDGRIVE; encoded by the coding sequence ATGAGCGATGGCGCGGTGCTGCACGTGAAGGGCCGGGTCCTGGCGGGACCCGAGGACGTCCGTGACGAGCTGTGGGTGGTCGGGGGGCGGGTCTCCTACGACCGTCCCGCCGGCGCCCGCGACATCACCACCGTGACCGGCTGGGCGCTGCCCGGACTGGTCGACGCGCACTGCCACGTCGGCCTCGGCGCGGAGGGCCCGGTGGACGCGGACACCGCCGAGAAGCAGGCCCTGACCGACCGCGGGGCGGGCACCCTGCTGATCCGGGACGCGGGCTCGCCGTCCGACACCCGCTGGGTCGACGACCGCCCCGACCTGCCGAAGATCATCCGGGCCGGCCGGCACATCGCCCGCACCCGCCGCTATCTCCGCAACTACGCCTGGGAGGTCGAGCCGGAGGACCTGGTGGCGTACGTCGCCCAGGAGGCCGGGCGCGGCGACGGCTGGGTCAAGCTGGTCGGCGACTGGATCGACCGCGACCTCGGCGACCTGGCCGCCTGCTGGCCCCGCGGGGCGGTGGAGGCCGCCATCGCCGAGGCCCACCGCCTGGGCGCCCGGGTCACCGCGCACTGCTTCGCCGAGAGCTCCCTGCGCGACCTGGTCGAGGCCGGCATCGACTGCATCGAGCACGCCACGGGCCTGACCGAGGACCTGATCCCGCTGTTCGCCGAGCGGGGTGTCGCGATCGTGCCGACCCTCGTCAACATCGCCACCTTCCCGCACCTCGCGGCCGGCGGCGAGTCCCGCTACCCGCGCTGGTCCGCCCACATGCGGCGGCTGCACGAACGCCGCTACGACACCGTGCGCGGCGCCTACGACGCCGGTATCCCGGTCTACGTCGGCACGGACGCCGGCGGCTCCCTGGCCCACGGGCTGGTCGCGGCGGAGGTGGCGGAACTGGTCACCGCCGGCATCCCGCCGGTGCAGGCCGTGTCCGCGACGAGCTGGGGCGCCCGCGCCTGGCTCGGCCGGCCCGGGCTGGAGGAGGGCGCACCGGCCGACCTGGTGGTGTACGAGGGCGACCCGCGGGCGGACGTACGGGTGCTGGCGGCGCCGCGGCGCGTGGTGCTCGACGGCCGGATCGTCGAATAG
- a CDS encoding SCO1860 family LAETG-anchored protein, with product MNSNNFRMPARRLAAVATVTALTAAPAVLGAGAAHATGGHGRASAVVLRTGLDVSLLNKTVNVPLAVSLNEVQAPQSADRTALSARLDGVNGGKPFTVLAADVASAKATVTAKRAEGSVRLVHAKLHVPGLPLLSVIETDDVTAKATCEVGKAPVAAANVLGAVTVLGKRVTLTAGGPTVVKVPGVGEVRLDLAERRTTTRTAAATALQLKVSVNPLKLNVADVEGTVTLAKATCESPMAAPTKHPAPSHDPAADVRPQGAPAKADLAETGGSSATPYIAGGALALLLVGGGAVTVARRRRG from the coding sequence TTGAACAGCAACAACTTCCGCATGCCCGCCCGGCGGCTCGCCGCGGTCGCCACCGTCACCGCGCTCACCGCGGCGCCCGCGGTCCTGGGCGCGGGCGCCGCGCACGCGACCGGCGGTCACGGTCGCGCCTCCGCCGTCGTCCTGCGCACCGGGCTCGACGTGTCCCTGCTCAACAAGACCGTGAACGTCCCGCTCGCGGTGTCGCTCAACGAGGTCCAGGCACCGCAGAGCGCCGACAGAACGGCGCTGTCCGCCCGGCTCGACGGCGTGAACGGCGGGAAGCCGTTCACGGTGCTCGCCGCGGACGTCGCCTCGGCGAAGGCCACGGTGACCGCGAAGCGCGCCGAGGGCTCCGTCCGGCTCGTCCACGCCAAGCTGCACGTGCCCGGTCTGCCCCTGCTGTCGGTGATCGAGACCGACGACGTCACCGCCAAGGCGACCTGCGAGGTCGGCAAGGCACCCGTGGCCGCCGCGAACGTCCTGGGCGCCGTCACCGTCCTCGGCAAGCGCGTCACGCTGACCGCCGGCGGCCCGACCGTGGTGAAGGTGCCCGGCGTCGGCGAGGTGAGGCTCGACCTCGCCGAGCGGCGCACCACGACCCGTACGGCCGCCGCGACCGCCCTGCAACTCAAGGTGTCCGTCAACCCGTTGAAGCTCAACGTGGCCGACGTCGAAGGCACCGTCACCCTCGCCAAGGCCACCTGTGAGTCCCCGATGGCGGCGCCCACCAAGCACCCGGCGCCGAGCCACGACCCGGCCGCCGACGTGCGCCCGCAGGGCGCGCCCGCCAAGGCCGACCTCGCGGAGACGGGCGGCAGTTCGGCGACCCCGTACATCGCGGGCGGCGCGCTGGCGCTGCTGCTGGTCGGCGGGGGAGCGGTGACCGTGGCACGGCGCCGCAGGGGCTGA
- the cobC gene encoding Rv2231c family pyridoxal phosphate-dependent protein CobC: MRTEDAGHDLRHHGDAEVRDEGARLVDLAVNVRADTPPVWLREEIAASLPSLAAYPDGRAARAAVAARHGLPVERVLLTAGAAEAFVLLARALKVRRPVVVHPQFTEPEAALRDAGHTVDRVLLRAEDGFRLDPAAVPEDADLVVIGNPTNPTSVLHPAGAIARLARPGRVLVVDEAFMDAVPGEREALAGRTDVPGLVVLRSLTKTWGLAGLRIGYVLADPETVDTLERAQPLWPVSTPALAAAEACVAPRALAEAGHAAHRVAVDRAHLVAGLAALADRGVRVVEPAHGPFVLVRMEQAAAVRRRLRDLGYAVRRGDTFPGLGQEWVRVAVRDRATANGFVEALSAALTALGRQ; this comes from the coding sequence ATGCGCACTGAGGACGCCGGACACGACCTGCGCCACCACGGGGACGCCGAGGTGCGGGACGAGGGGGCCCGTCTGGTCGATCTCGCCGTCAACGTCCGTGCCGACACGCCTCCGGTCTGGCTGCGGGAGGAGATCGCCGCGTCCCTGCCGTCGCTCGCGGCCTACCCGGACGGGCGGGCCGCGCGAGCGGCGGTGGCGGCCCGGCACGGGCTGCCGGTGGAGCGGGTGCTGCTGACGGCCGGGGCGGCCGAGGCGTTCGTGCTGCTGGCCCGGGCGCTGAAGGTGCGCCGGCCGGTGGTGGTGCACCCCCAGTTCACCGAGCCGGAGGCGGCGCTGCGGGACGCGGGGCACACCGTGGACCGGGTGCTGTTGCGGGCGGAGGACGGCTTCCGGCTGGATCCGGCGGCCGTGCCCGAGGACGCGGACCTGGTCGTGATCGGGAATCCGACGAACCCGACCTCCGTGCTGCACCCGGCCGGCGCGATCGCCCGGCTGGCCCGGCCCGGGCGGGTGCTGGTGGTCGACGAGGCCTTCATGGACGCGGTGCCGGGCGAGCGCGAGGCGCTGGCCGGGCGGACCGACGTGCCCGGTCTCGTCGTGCTGCGCAGCCTGACCAAGACCTGGGGGCTGGCGGGGCTGCGGATCGGCTACGTGCTGGCCGACCCGGAGACCGTCGACACGCTGGAGCGGGCCCAGCCGCTGTGGCCGGTGTCGACGCCCGCGCTGGCCGCCGCCGAGGCGTGCGTGGCGCCGCGGGCGCTCGCGGAGGCCGGGCACGCGGCGCATCGCGTCGCCGTGGACCGGGCGCATCTGGTGGCGGGGCTGGCCGCCCTCGCCGACCGGGGTGTGCGGGTGGTGGAACCGGCACACGGGCCGTTCGTACTGGTCCGCATGGAGCAGGCGGCCGCGGTACGACGGCGGTTGCGCGACCTCGGCTACGCGGTCCGGCGCGGGGACACGTTCCCGGGGCTCGGGCAGGAGTGGGTGCGGGTCGCCGTGCGGGACCGTGCGACGGCGAACGGCTTCGTGGAGGCACTGTCGGCCGCGCTGACCGCGCTCGGCCGACAGTGA
- a CDS encoding sirohydrochlorin chelatase, with protein MTTPPALLIAGHGTRDDAGAEAFRDFVRELGRRRPDLPVAGGFIELSPPPLGEAVAELVGKGVRRFAAVPLMLVSAGHAKGDIPAALAREKERHAGISYTYGRPLGPHPALLNVLERRLDEALGGAARTPEDRADVTVLLVGRGSTDPDANAEVHKAARLLWEGRGYAGVETAFVSLAAPDVPSGLDRCARLGARRIVVLPYFLFTGILPDRVRQQTEGWAAAHPEVEVRSADVIGPEPELLDLVIERYEEAVKGDLRMNCDSCVYRIALPGFEDKVGLPQQPHFHPDEDGHHHGHGHHHHGGHSHSHAH; from the coding sequence GTGACCACCCCGCCCGCCCTGCTGATCGCCGGCCATGGCACCCGTGACGACGCCGGAGCCGAGGCGTTCCGCGACTTCGTACGCGAGCTGGGGCGCCGCCGCCCCGACCTGCCCGTCGCCGGCGGCTTCATCGAGCTGTCCCCGCCGCCGCTGGGCGAGGCCGTCGCCGAGCTGGTCGGCAAGGGCGTACGCCGGTTCGCGGCCGTGCCGCTGATGCTGGTGTCCGCCGGGCACGCCAAGGGGGACATCCCCGCGGCGCTGGCCCGTGAGAAGGAGCGGCACGCAGGCATCTCGTACACCTACGGCCGCCCGCTCGGCCCGCATCCGGCGCTGCTGAACGTGCTGGAGCGGCGACTGGACGAGGCGCTCGGCGGTGCGGCGCGCACCCCCGAGGACCGGGCCGACGTGACGGTGCTGCTCGTGGGGCGCGGCTCGACGGACCCGGACGCCAACGCCGAGGTGCACAAGGCGGCGCGGCTGCTGTGGGAGGGCCGTGGGTACGCCGGTGTGGAGACGGCCTTCGTGTCGCTGGCGGCGCCGGACGTGCCGAGCGGCCTCGACCGGTGCGCCAGGCTCGGGGCGCGGCGCATCGTCGTCCTGCCGTACTTCCTGTTCACCGGCATCCTGCCGGACCGGGTGCGGCAGCAGACCGAGGGCTGGGCGGCCGCGCACCCGGAGGTCGAGGTGCGGTCGGCCGACGTGATCGGGCCGGAGCCGGAGCTGCTGGACCTGGTGATCGAGCGCTACGAGGAGGCCGTCAAGGGCGACCTGCGGATGAACTGCGACTCGTGCGTGTACCGCATCGCGCTGCCGGGCTTCGAGGACAAGGTGGGGCTGCCGCAGCAGCCGCACTTCCACCCCGACGAAGACGGTCACCACCACGGGCACGGGCACCACCATCACGGCGGGCACTCGCACAGTCATGCGCACTGA
- a CDS encoding precorrin-8X methylmutase produces the protein MNRVVHPIEQESFRRLRARLDTTHFPPLTRAVVERVVHSAADLEYASDLVMAEEDLVAAHAALHAGAPVVVDVEMVAAGITRRESVCRLRDATAGPGLTRSAHGIRLAYEQVGPGALWVIGNAPTALEELLTLDASPALVIGLPVGFVGAVESKEALRASGLPAVSNVSEKGGSAVASAALNALLYHPLSSEETS, from the coding sequence GTGAACCGAGTGGTCCACCCCATCGAGCAGGAGTCCTTCCGGCGGCTGCGCGCCCGCCTGGACACCACGCACTTCCCGCCGCTGACCCGGGCGGTGGTGGAGCGGGTCGTCCACTCCGCCGCCGACCTGGAGTACGCGAGCGACCTCGTCATGGCGGAGGAGGACCTGGTGGCGGCGCACGCGGCGCTGCACGCCGGGGCGCCCGTCGTCGTGGACGTGGAGATGGTCGCGGCCGGCATCACCCGGCGGGAGTCCGTCTGCCGGCTGAGGGACGCCACGGCCGGCCCCGGGCTGACCCGTTCGGCGCACGGGATCCGGCTCGCCTACGAGCAGGTCGGGCCCGGCGCGCTGTGGGTGATCGGCAACGCGCCGACCGCCCTGGAGGAGCTGCTGACCCTGGACGCCTCCCCCGCGCTCGTCATCGGCCTGCCCGTCGGCTTCGTCGGCGCGGTCGAGTCGAAGGAGGCGCTGCGCGCGAGCGGACTGCCCGCCGTGAGCAACGTGTCCGAGAAGGGCGGCTCGGCGGTCGCCTCCGCCGCGCTCAACGCCCTGCTGTACCACCCCCTTTCGTCTGAGGAGACCTCGTGA
- the cobJ gene encoding precorrin-3B C(17)-methyltransferase: protein MIGLISATAAGAAARDRLAAAWPDRTRVYEGPVGEAVRAAFAECEQLVCFLATGAAVRLLAPLLGDKTADPGVVCVDEGGRFAVSLVGGHGGGANELAREVGGLLGAEPVVTTATDAVGLAALDTLGLPYEGAVAAVSRALLDGEPVALEAEVAWPLPPLPFSAEGAYTVRLTDRAVEPGEREVLLRPPSLVVGVGASRGAPAEEVLGLIGEALRAAGLSAGSVAELATVDAKAEEPGLVAAAERLGVPLVTYSAGELAAVEVPNPSDAPLAAVGTPSVAEAAALAGGGELLVPKRKSERADGRPAMATCAVVRRPGRGRLAVVGLGPGARDLLTPRAAAELRRASVLVGLDQYVDQIRDLLRPGTRVLESGLGAEEERARTAVAEARRGHAVALIGSGDAGVYAMASPALAEASDDIDVVGVPGVTAALAAGAVLGAPLGHDHVSISLSDLHTPWEVIERRVRAAAEADLVVTFYNPRSRGRDWQLPKALGILAGHRDPATPVGVVRNASRPDESSRVTTLAGLDPATVDMMTVVTVGNTATRTVAGRMVTPRGYRWQEGAR from the coding sequence GTGATCGGCCTCATTTCCGCCACCGCGGCGGGGGCGGCGGCGCGGGACCGGCTGGCCGCGGCCTGGCCGGACCGTACCCGGGTGTACGAGGGACCCGTCGGCGAGGCCGTACGGGCCGCGTTCGCGGAGTGCGAGCAGTTGGTCTGCTTCCTGGCCACGGGGGCCGCGGTACGGCTGCTCGCGCCGCTGCTCGGCGACAAGACCGCCGACCCGGGCGTGGTGTGCGTGGACGAGGGCGGCCGGTTCGCGGTGTCCCTGGTCGGCGGGCACGGCGGCGGCGCCAACGAACTCGCCCGCGAGGTGGGCGGGTTGCTGGGCGCCGAGCCCGTGGTGACGACCGCGACGGACGCCGTCGGCCTGGCGGCCCTGGACACGCTCGGGCTGCCGTACGAGGGTGCGGTCGCCGCGGTCTCCCGTGCGCTGCTGGACGGCGAGCCGGTGGCGCTGGAGGCCGAGGTGGCGTGGCCGCTGCCGCCGCTGCCGTTCTCGGCCGAGGGGGCGTACACCGTGCGGCTCACCGACCGGGCGGTCGAGCCGGGTGAGCGTGAGGTGCTGCTGCGGCCGCCGTCCCTGGTGGTCGGGGTCGGCGCGTCCAGGGGCGCCCCGGCCGAGGAGGTCCTCGGGCTGATCGGGGAGGCGCTGCGCGCGGCGGGTCTGTCCGCCGGGTCGGTGGCGGAACTGGCCACCGTGGACGCCAAGGCGGAGGAGCCCGGCCTCGTGGCGGCCGCCGAACGGCTCGGGGTGCCGCTGGTGACGTACTCCGCCGGGGAGCTGGCGGCTGTCGAGGTGCCCAACCCGTCCGACGCGCCCCTCGCCGCCGTCGGCACCCCGTCGGTCGCGGAGGCCGCCGCCCTGGCCGGTGGCGGTGAACTCCTCGTGCCCAAGCGGAAGTCCGAGCGCGCCGACGGGCGGCCGGCGATGGCGACCTGTGCCGTCGTACGGCGCCCGGGGCGCGGGCGGCTCGCCGTCGTCGGGCTCGGGCCGGGTGCCCGGGACCTGCTCACCCCGCGCGCGGCGGCCGAACTGCGGCGGGCGTCGGTGCTGGTCGGGCTCGACCAGTACGTGGACCAGATCCGCGATCTGCTGCGACCGGGCACCCGGGTGCTGGAGTCGGGGCTCGGCGCCGAGGAGGAGCGGGCACGTACGGCCGTCGCGGAGGCCCGGCGCGGGCACGCGGTGGCGCTGATCGGCAGCGGTGACGCGGGCGTGTACGCCATGGCCTCCCCGGCGCTCGCCGAGGCGTCCGACGACATCGACGTGGTCGGGGTGCCCGGGGTGACGGCCGCGCTGGCCGCCGGCGCGGTCCTGGGCGCGCCGCTGGGCCACGACCACGTGTCCATCAGCCTGTCCGACCTGCACACCCCGTGGGAGGTCATCGAGCGCCGGGTGCGCGCGGCGGCCGAGGCGGACCTCGTGGTGACCTTCTACAACCCGCGCTCGCGGGGCCGCGACTGGCAGCTGCCGAAGGCGCTCGGCATCCTCGCCGGGCACCGGGACCCGGCCACACCGGTCGGCGTCGTCCGCAACGCCTCCCGGCCGGACGAGTCCAGCCGGGTCACCACGCTGGCCGGACTGGATCCGGCGACGGTCGACATGATGACGGTCGTGACCGTGGGCAACACGGCGACCCGTACCGTCGCGGGGCGCATGGTGACCCCGCGCGGCTACCGCTGGCAGGAGGGTGCCCGGTGA
- the cbiE gene encoding precorrin-6y C5,15-methyltransferase (decarboxylating) subunit CbiE, whose protein sequence is MITVVGTGTGAPVPDGVLDRAALVVGGRRHLDAAALPEGAERVVLGPLAPALDTIAGYVGKELPVVVLASGDPGFFGIVRALAERFGAGALDVRPGVSSVAAAFARIGLPWDDAVVVSAHGRDLRTAVNLCRARPKVAVLTGPGAGPAELGAALAGPGTDPDARVLVVAVALGDPERERVERVTPAEAAARDWGTSVSVVLCLDERRALGPVRTVAGVPAGPDRWALDEDAFAHRDSMITKFEVRALALARLGPRPGDLVWDVGAGSGSVAVECARLGAAVVAVEKTPDGVERVRANARAHGVDVRVVHGVAPDALSGLADDPDAVFVGGGGRELPAVVGACARRARRTVVVAVAALDRVPAAREALTAAGFRCDGVLLQSSRLAPLPGDVTRLAATNPVFLLWGDRPRATSEGVAQ, encoded by the coding sequence TTGATCACCGTCGTCGGTACGGGGACCGGGGCGCCGGTGCCGGACGGCGTGCTCGACCGGGCGGCGCTGGTGGTCGGCGGGCGCCGGCACCTGGACGCCGCGGCGCTGCCGGAGGGCGCCGAGCGGGTCGTGCTCGGGCCGCTGGCACCCGCCCTGGACACGATCGCCGGGTACGTCGGCAAGGAGCTGCCGGTGGTCGTGCTGGCCTCCGGGGACCCCGGGTTCTTCGGAATCGTCCGGGCGCTGGCCGAGCGGTTCGGGGCCGGTGCGCTGGACGTGCGGCCGGGCGTGTCCTCGGTGGCCGCCGCGTTCGCCCGGATCGGGCTGCCCTGGGACGACGCGGTCGTGGTCAGCGCGCACGGCCGGGATCTGCGCACGGCGGTGAACCTCTGCCGGGCGCGTCCCAAGGTCGCGGTCCTCACCGGGCCGGGAGCCGGCCCCGCGGAGCTGGGTGCCGCCCTCGCCGGTCCGGGGACGGATCCCGACGCGCGCGTCCTGGTCGTGGCGGTGGCGCTCGGTGACCCGGAGCGGGAGCGGGTGGAGCGGGTGACGCCCGCCGAGGCGGCGGCCCGGGACTGGGGCACGTCGGTCAGCGTGGTGCTCTGTCTGGACGAGCGCCGGGCGCTGGGGCCGGTCCGCACGGTCGCCGGCGTTCCGGCGGGACCGGACCGGTGGGCGCTGGACGAGGACGCGTTCGCGCACCGGGACTCGATGATCACCAAGTTCGAGGTGCGGGCGCTGGCCCTGGCCCGGCTGGGGCCGCGCCCGGGCGACCTGGTGTGGGACGTGGGCGCGGGGTCGGGCTCGGTGGCGGTGGAGTGCGCCCGGCTCGGCGCGGCCGTCGTCGCCGTCGAGAAGACCCCGGACGGGGTGGAGCGCGTCCGCGCCAACGCGCGGGCGCACGGTGTCGACGTGCGGGTGGTGCACGGTGTGGCGCCGGACGCGCTGTCCGGCCTGGCCGACGATCCCGACGCGGTGTTCGTCGGCGGCGGGGGGCGTGAACTGCCGGCCGTCGTCGGCGCGTGCGCACGGCGGGCCCGGCGGACCGTGGTCGTCGCCGTGGCCGCGCTGGACCGGGTGCCGGCGGCGCGCGAGGCGCTGACGGCCGCCGGGTTCCGCTGCGACGGGGTTCTCCTGCAGTCGTCGCGGCTGGCGCCGCTGCCCGGGGACGTGACCCGGCTCGCGGCCACCAATCCAGTGTTCCTGCTCTGGGGCGACCGGCCCCGGGCAACCAGTGAAGGAGTAGCCCAGTGA
- the cobM gene encoding precorrin-4 C(11)-methyltransferase, producing MADAPTGKVTFVGAGPGAADLLTFRAARAIAEADVVIWAASLVQAEVLEHARADAEVLDSATMSLEDVVAVYERALAEGLRVARIHSGDPALWGGTQEQLDRCAELGIATEVVPGVSSFSAVAALARRELTIPEVAQSVVLTRLGGGKTPMPPGEEVREFARHGTTMAVFLSAARSGQLVRELLEGGYPTDTPVVVAYQATWPEELVVKCTIGTLEETVKEHKLWKHTLFLVGPALDAHGTRSHLYHPGHFHGYRKADPQARRALRERGANS from the coding sequence ATGGCCGATGCCCCCACCGGCAAGGTGACGTTCGTCGGTGCCGGCCCCGGCGCCGCCGACCTGCTGACGTTCCGTGCCGCGCGCGCGATCGCCGAGGCGGACGTGGTGATCTGGGCGGCCAGCCTGGTCCAGGCGGAGGTGCTCGAACACGCGCGTGCCGACGCGGAGGTCCTGGACTCGGCCACGATGTCCCTGGAGGACGTCGTCGCCGTCTACGAGCGGGCCCTGGCCGAGGGCCTGCGGGTCGCCCGCATCCACTCCGGCGACCCGGCGCTGTGGGGCGGCACCCAGGAGCAGCTGGACCGGTGCGCGGAGCTCGGGATCGCCACGGAGGTCGTACCGGGTGTGTCGTCGTTCTCCGCGGTGGCCGCGCTGGCGCGGCGCGAGCTGACGATCCCCGAGGTCGCGCAGTCCGTCGTGCTCACCCGGCTGGGCGGCGGCAAGACGCCGATGCCGCCCGGCGAGGAGGTCCGCGAGTTCGCCCGGCACGGCACCACCATGGCGGTGTTCCTGTCGGCGGCGCGCAGCGGGCAGCTGGTGCGCGAGCTGCTGGAGGGCGGCTACCCGACCGACACCCCGGTCGTCGTCGCCTACCAGGCGACCTGGCCGGAGGAGCTGGTCGTGAAGTGCACGATCGGCACGCTGGAGGAGACGGTCAAGGAGCACAAGCTCTGGAAGCACACGCTCTTCCTGGTCGGCCCGGCGCTGGACGCGCACGGCACCCGGTCGCACCTGTACCACCCGGGGCACTTCCACGGGTACCGCAAGGCCGACCCGCAGGCCCGGCGCGCGCTGCGCGAGCGGGGGGCGAACAGTTGA
- a CDS encoding ZIP family metal transporter, with product MAVFVALGAFLMTLAGGWTAQRVTDRRHLVLGLAGGLMLGVVGLDLLPEALRAADREVFGVPAALLLFVAGFLLAHLVERTLAARQAAHGGAEGHNHRAPEVGLTAAAAMVGHSAMDGVAIGAAFQVGGGMGTAVALAVIAHDFADGFNTFTLTSLYGNARRRAVGMLVADACAPLVGALSTAFFHIPEPVLGGYLGLFGGVLLYLAAAEILPEAHHEHPARSTLLCTVAGVAFIWLVVGLSGA from the coding sequence ATGGCGGTCTTCGTCGCGCTCGGCGCGTTCCTGATGACGCTGGCCGGCGGCTGGACGGCACAGCGCGTGACCGACCGCAGGCATCTCGTCCTCGGACTCGCCGGCGGACTGATGCTGGGCGTGGTGGGCCTGGACCTGCTGCCGGAGGCGCTGCGGGCCGCGGACCGCGAGGTGTTCGGCGTACCCGCCGCCCTGTTGCTGTTCGTGGCCGGATTCCTGCTGGCCCACCTGGTGGAGCGCACCCTCGCCGCCCGGCAGGCCGCGCACGGCGGCGCCGAGGGACACAACCACCGCGCGCCCGAGGTGGGCCTCACGGCGGCCGCCGCGATGGTGGGTCACAGCGCCATGGACGGCGTGGCGATCGGCGCGGCCTTCCAGGTGGGCGGCGGCATGGGCACGGCCGTGGCGCTCGCCGTGATCGCGCACGACTTCGCCGACGGCTTCAACACCTTCACCCTCACGAGCCTGTACGGCAACGCGCGCCGGCGCGCCGTCGGCATGCTGGTGGCCGACGCGTGCGCCCCTCTCGTGGGCGCGCTGTCGACCGCCTTCTTCCACATCCCCGAACCGGTGCTCGGCGGCTATCTGGGCCTCTTCGGCGGCGTCCTGCTCTATCTCGCCGCCGCCGAGATCCTGCCCGAGGCCCACCACGAGCACCCCGCGCGTTCCACGCTGCTGTGCACGGTCGCGGGGGTCGCGTTCATCTGGCTGGTGGTCGGCCTCTCCGGCGCGTGA
- the cobI gene encoding precorrin-2 C(20)-methyltransferase: MSNTLVGVGVGPGDPELVTVKGVNALRAAEVVVVPVMDTGERGRAEATVAHYVPADRIVRVVFALNERTDRARREAAWDAAGGRVAELLRQHGSVAFATIGDPNVYSTFTYLAQTIAELVPGVVVETVPGITAMQDLAARSGAVLTEGTEPLTLVPVTAGSAVLKEALAGPGTVVAYKFGRQAAEVAEALRETGRLGDAVWGSALGLPEESVRPAAELDGTPLPYLSTLIAPPRRDGGRGGKL, encoded by the coding sequence ATGAGCAACACGCTGGTCGGGGTCGGGGTCGGTCCCGGTGATCCGGAGCTGGTGACGGTCAAGGGAGTCAATGCGCTGCGTGCGGCCGAGGTCGTCGTCGTACCGGTGATGGACACCGGTGAGCGGGGGCGGGCGGAGGCGACCGTGGCGCACTACGTGCCCGCGGACCGGATCGTCCGGGTGGTGTTCGCGCTGAACGAGCGGACCGACCGGGCGCGCCGCGAGGCGGCCTGGGACGCGGCCGGCGGACGGGTCGCGGAACTGCTGCGGCAGCACGGCTCCGTGGCCTTCGCGACCATCGGCGACCCCAACGTGTACTCGACGTTCACGTATCTCGCGCAGACCATCGCCGAGCTGGTGCCCGGGGTCGTCGTGGAAACCGTGCCCGGGATCACCGCCATGCAGGATCTCGCCGCGCGGTCCGGTGCCGTGCTGACGGAGGGCACCGAGCCGCTGACCCTCGTCCCCGTCACCGCCGGGTCGGCGGTGCTGAAGGAGGCGCTGGCCGGGCCGGGCACCGTCGTCGCCTACAAGTTCGGCCGGCAGGCCGCGGAGGTCGCCGAGGCGCTGCGGGAGACCGGGCGGCTCGGGGACGCGGTGTGGGGGTCGGCGCTGGGTCTGCCGGAGGAGTCGGTGCGGCCGGCCGCCGAGCTGGACGGGACACCGCTGCCGTACCTGTCGACGCTGATCGCGCCCCCGCGCCGGGACGGCGGGCGGGGCGGGAAGCTGTGA